In one Cercospora beticola chromosome 1, complete sequence genomic region, the following are encoded:
- a CDS encoding uncharacterized protein (BUSCO:EOG09261YGB), with product MFANALKSFSSNIASNYSIAPQPSASAGVWKIYDAKSKRTGKAASIFVFDRKSLEAPGGNSALGGRSGGVSLKRAHEEVLESLKKEASSLARLRHPSILELAEPVEETSRGGLQFVSEPVVSSLAGLLEEKEQSSSRSSGRVSRYVVDESDGSGRRKEFEIDELEIQKGLLQLAKGLEFLHESAGLVHANLTPAAVIVNAKGDWKISGLAFCSPHESSQSASAVQPISLHEVLNHDPRLPRSVQLNIDYTSPDFVLDNSLTSSADMFSLGLLIIALYNNPHSSPISTGSSLSAYKRIFSSSSSVPSQHNNFLVPASHPLPPKLASELLPRLITRRPAQRLTAKAFQEASYFQNVLVDTIRFLDALPGKTQNEKVAFMRGLPKIMPQFPKNVLEKKVLPALLEEMKDRDLLALILSNLLAMTKEMPNGKRAFTDQVVPKLREVFLTSKPAERDTSKEGALIVLLEAMETITENCAGKEFRDDILPIILLALDSPTHGLIDAALSTLPFVLPCLDFSTVKNELFPVIAQVFAKTSSLHIKIRGLEAFSTLCGSSEQDDGDNDGLNGIGFADSKSNSKTNSVILDKYTIQEKMVPMLRGIKTKEPGVMMAALKVMRHIGGVVDIEFLAKSVLPILWDWSLGPLLNLEQFAAFMKLIKTLSNRIEAEQTKKLQELSSSGGHANGGVPSARGSTRTLAASNGQSNGDHTDFEQLVSGRTQPGNGNDLMNDWSASVPARPQRNASQTSTPTFSWQTSSSNPATQTSMSSLRPAQIPGRTVTPDLAAFSSLVPSSQYSQPLQPQSASSSNMSSPAPTSKPNYGGSVDWSTAASRSTPTWSTQTPSLPNHSTSGTRQPSTFSLPPPPTSPQAVQPHYGMPSMSLAQKLQQQPQQQKPQNNQPSGLDKYESLI from the coding sequence ATGTTCGCCAATGCGCTCAAATCGTTTTCCTCCAACATCGCCAGCAACTACTCCATTGCTCCTCAGCCGTCTGCTTCTGCCGGTGTATGGAAGATTTACGATGCAAAATCCAAGCGGACAGGCAAGGCTGCCTCGATATTCGTCTTCGACAGAAAGAGCTTGGAGGCGCCGGGCGGCAACAGCGCTCTCGGAGGGCGCAGTGGAGGTGTATCGCTGAAGCGCGCTCATGAGGAGGTGCTTGAATCATTGAAGAAGGAGGCCAGCAGTCTTGCTCGCTTACGACATCCGTCCATCTTGGAGCTCGCGGAGCCCGTGGAAGAGACGAGTCGCGGGGGCCTGCAATTCGTTTCGGAGCCAGTCGTCAGTAGTCTGGCAGgtctgctggaagagaaggaacAAAGTTCTTCGAGGTCCAGTGGCCGCGTCAGTCGCTATGTCGTCGACGAGTCTGATGGCAGCGGGCGGCGGAAGGAATTCGAAATCGATGAGCTGGAGATCCAAAAGGGCCTTCTCCAGCTGGCCAAGGGCCTTGAATTCCTGCATGAGAGCGCTGGCCTGGTCCACGCCAACCTCACGCCCGCAGCGGTCATCGTCAATGCGAAGGGAGACTGGAAGATCTCCGGTCTGGCATTCTGTAGCCCTCACGAGAGCAGCCAGTCTGCTTCAGCGGTACAACCTATCAGCCTACACGAGGTCCTGAACCACGACCCTAGACTGCCGCGTAGCGTGCAACTGAACATTGACTACACTTCGCCCGATTTTGTCTTGGACAATTCCTTGACTTCTTCAGCTGACATGTTCAGCTTGGGTCTTCTGATCATTGCACTCTACAATAACCCGCATAGCTCACCAATCAGCACGGGCTCGTCGTTGTCAGCGTATAAGCGCATATTTTCGAGCTCATCATCAGTGCCTTCGCAGCACAACAATTTCCTGGTGCCTGCTTCTCACCCACTTCCGCCGAAACTGGCCTCCGAGCTGTTACCACGGCTTATCACGCGACGGCCTGCTCAAAGACTGACAGCCAAGGCCTttcaagaagcaagctatTTTCAAAATGTGCTCGTGGACACCATACGCTTTCTTGATGCCCTGCCAGGCAAAACACAAAACGAAAAAGTCGCTTTCATGCGTGGGCTGCCAAAGATCATGCCTCAATTTCCAAAGAACGTTCTCGAGAAGAAAGTGCTTCCCGCGCTGCTCGAGGAGATGAAAGACAGAGATCTGCTGGCATTGATTCTGTCCAATTTGCTGGCGATGACCAAAGAGATGCCTAATGGAAAGAGAGCTTTCACAGATCAGGTTGTACCGAAATTGCGGGAAGTTTTTTTGACCAGCAAGCCCGCTGAGAGGGACACTTCCAAAGAAGGTGCTTTGATAGTGCTGCTCGAGGCCATGGAGACGATCACTGAGAATTGCGCCGGAAAGGAATTTCGAGATGATATTCTGCCCATCATCCTGCTCGCTCTAGACTCACCGACACATGGGCTCATTGATGCTGCGCTCAGCACATTACCATTTGTACTGCCCTGTCTCGATTTCAGTACTGTCAAGAATGAGTTGTTCCCAGTCATTGCACAGGTCTTTGCAAAGACGAGCAGTCTCCATATTAAAATTCGAGGGCTTGAGGCCTTTTCGACGCTCTGCGGTAGCTCGGAGCAAGACGACGGTGACAACGATGGACTCAACGGGATCGGCTTCGCTGACTCGAAATCCAACTCGAAGACGAACAGTGTAATCCTCGACAAATATACCATCCAGGAGAAGATGGTACCCATGCTTCGTGGTATCAAGACAAAGGAGCCGGGCGTAATGATGGCTGCTCTCAAGGTCATGCGACACATCGGAGGTGTCGTTGATATCGAGTTCCTCGCCAAATCAGTGTTGCCGATTCTTTGGGATTGGTCACTCGGGCCATTGCTGAACCTCGAGCAATTCGCTGCTTTCATGAAGCTCATCAAGACATTGAGCAACAGGATTGAGGCAGAGCAGACTAAGAAACTCCAAGAACTGTCGAGCAGTGGCGGTCATGCTAATGGTGGTGTTCCTTCGGCACGCGGCTCAACGCGAACCCTTGCAGCGTCAAATGGGCAGAGCAATGGCGATCATACAGATTTCGAGCAGCTCGTATCCGGGCGCACACAGCCTGGGAATGGCAATGACTTGATGAACGATTGGAGCGCATCAGTGCCAGCACGTCCGCAGCGAAACGCATCGCAGACAAGTACCCCAACCTTCTCTTGGCAGACGAGCTCCTCAAATCCTGCCACTCAGACGTCGATGTCCTCTTTACGACCAGCGCAGATCCCTGGACGTACAGTAACACCAGACTTGGCAGCTTTCAGCTCCCTCGTACCCTCCAGCCAATACTCTCAACCTCTGCAGCCTCAGTCGGCAAGCTCTTCGAACATGTCGTCACCAGCCCCAACATCCAAGCCAAACTACGGAGGATCGGTGGACTGGTCCACTGCCGCCTCGCGCTCAACTCCGACATGGTCGACTCAGACTCCTTCTCTGCCCAATCACTCTACGTCTGGCACTCGGCAGCCGAGCACCTTCTCCTTACCTCCGCCACCGACGAGTCCACAAGCGGTGCAGCCCCACTATGGCATGCCAAGCATGTCTCTCGCACAGAAGttgcagcaacagccacaaCAGCAGAAGCCACAGAATAACCAACCCAGTGGGCTGGACAAATACGAAAGCCTGATATAG